The proteins below are encoded in one region of Nocardioides marmorisolisilvae:
- a CDS encoding ATP-dependent Clp protease ATP-binding subunit: MFERFTDRARRVVVLAQEEARMLSHNYIGTEHILLGLIHEGDGIAAKSLESLGISLEGVRAQVEEIIGQGQQAPTGHIPFTPRAKKVLELSLREALQLGHNYIGTEHILLGLIREGEGVAAQVLQKMGADLNRVRQQVIQLLSGYQGKETQTAGTAPEAGPSSSLVLDQFGRNLTQAAKEGKLDPVIGREKEIERVMQILSRRTKNNPVLIGEPGVGKTTIVEGLAQDIVRGDVPETLKDKQIYTLDLGALVAGSRYRGDFEERLKKVLKEIRTRGDIVLFIDEIHTLVGAGAAEGAIDAASILKPMLARGELQTIGATTLDEYRKHLEKDAALERRFQPIQVAEPSIAHTIEMLKGLRDRYEAHHRVTITDEALVSAATLADRYISDRFLPDKAIDLIDEAGSRLRIRRMTAPPDLREFDDKISEVRRRKEGAIDGQDFEAAASLRDEEKHLLLAKAEREKQWRSGDMDVVAEVDEELIAEVLAVATGIPIVKLSEEESTRLLKMEDELHRRVIGQEEAVKALSRAIRRTRAGLKDPKRPGGSFIFAGPSGVGKTWLSKTLAEFLFGDEDALIQLDMSEFSEKHTVSRLFGSPPGYVGYEEGGQLTEKVRRKPFSVVLFDEVEKAHPDIFNSLLQILEEGRLTDSQGRVVDFKNTVIIMTTNLGTRDISKGVSLGFNQGSDTAGNYDRMKAKVSEELKQHFRPEFLNRVDEVIVFPPLTQDQIIAMVDNMIAAVELRLKDRDMSLELTSAAKELLARRGFDPVLGARPLRRTVQREIEDVLAEKMLYGEVGPGQIVLVGVDAEGPDASFTFAGTPRAELPDAPPVEVAGSGGESSV, from the coding sequence ATGTTCGAGCGGTTCACCGACCGAGCCCGACGAGTTGTCGTGCTGGCCCAGGAAGAGGCCCGCATGCTCTCGCACAACTACATCGGCACCGAGCACATCCTGCTCGGGCTGATCCACGAGGGCGACGGCATTGCCGCGAAGTCCCTGGAGAGTCTCGGCATCTCGCTGGAGGGCGTGCGTGCCCAGGTCGAGGAGATCATCGGCCAGGGCCAGCAGGCGCCCACCGGCCACATCCCCTTCACGCCGCGCGCCAAGAAGGTCCTGGAGCTGTCGCTGCGCGAGGCGCTGCAGCTCGGCCACAACTACATCGGCACCGAGCACATCCTGCTCGGCCTGATCCGCGAGGGCGAGGGCGTCGCCGCCCAGGTCCTGCAGAAGATGGGCGCCGACCTCAACCGGGTCCGCCAGCAGGTCATCCAGCTGCTCAGCGGCTACCAGGGCAAGGAGACCCAGACCGCTGGTACGGCGCCGGAGGCCGGCCCGTCCTCGAGCCTGGTGCTCGACCAGTTCGGCCGGAACCTGACCCAGGCGGCGAAGGAGGGCAAGCTCGATCCGGTCATCGGCCGCGAGAAGGAGATCGAGCGGGTCATGCAGATCCTGTCCCGCCGTACCAAGAACAACCCGGTGCTGATCGGAGAGCCCGGCGTCGGCAAGACCACGATCGTGGAGGGCCTGGCGCAGGACATCGTCCGCGGCGACGTGCCCGAGACGCTGAAGGACAAGCAGATCTACACCCTCGACCTCGGCGCGCTGGTCGCCGGGTCGCGCTACCGCGGCGACTTCGAGGAGCGCCTGAAGAAGGTGCTCAAGGAGATCCGCACCCGTGGCGACATCGTGCTGTTCATCGACGAGATCCACACGCTCGTCGGCGCCGGTGCGGCCGAGGGCGCGATCGACGCGGCCAGCATCCTCAAGCCGATGCTGGCCCGTGGCGAGCTGCAGACCATCGGCGCGACCACGCTCGACGAGTACCGCAAGCACCTGGAGAAGGACGCCGCGCTCGAGCGCCGCTTCCAGCCGATCCAGGTCGCCGAGCCGTCGATCGCGCACACCATCGAGATGCTCAAGGGCCTGCGGGACCGCTACGAGGCGCACCACCGGGTGACGATCACCGACGAGGCGCTGGTGTCGGCGGCCACGCTCGCCGACCGCTACATCTCCGACCGGTTCCTGCCCGACAAGGCGATCGACCTCATCGACGAGGCCGGCTCCCGGCTCCGGATCCGGCGGATGACCGCGCCGCCGGACCTGCGCGAGTTCGACGACAAGATCTCCGAGGTGCGCCGCCGCAAGGAGGGCGCCATCGACGGCCAGGACTTCGAGGCCGCTGCGTCGCTGCGTGACGAGGAGAAGCACCTGCTGCTGGCCAAGGCCGAGCGTGAGAAGCAGTGGCGCTCGGGCGACATGGACGTCGTCGCCGAGGTCGACGAGGAGCTGATCGCCGAGGTGCTCGCCGTCGCGACCGGCATCCCGATCGTGAAGCTTTCCGAGGAGGAGTCCACGCGGCTGCTCAAGATGGAGGACGAGCTGCACCGGCGGGTCATCGGCCAGGAGGAGGCCGTCAAGGCGCTGAGCCGCGCGATCCGTCGTACCCGTGCCGGCCTGAAGGACCCCAAGCGCCCCGGCGGCTCGTTCATCTTCGCCGGCCCGTCCGGCGTCGGGAAGACGTGGCTGTCCAAGACGCTCGCGGAGTTCCTCTTCGGCGACGAGGACGCGCTGATCCAGCTCGACATGAGCGAGTTCTCCGAGAAGCACACCGTCTCGCGGCTGTTCGGCTCGCCTCCGGGCTACGTCGGCTACGAGGAGGGTGGCCAGCTGACCGAGAAGGTGCGGCGCAAGCCGTTCTCGGTGGTGCTGTTCGACGAGGTCGAGAAGGCCCACCCGGACATCTTCAACTCGCTGCTGCAGATCCTCGAGGAGGGTCGGCTCACCGACTCCCAGGGCCGGGTCGTCGACTTCAAGAACACCGTGATCATCATGACCACGAACCTCGGCACCCGCGACATCTCCAAGGGAGTCAGCCTCGGCTTCAACCAGGGCAGCGACACCGCGGGCAACTACGACCGGATGAAGGCGAAGGTCTCGGAGGAGCTCAAGCAGCACTTCCGCCCGGAGTTCCTCAACCGTGTCGACGAGGTGATCGTGTTCCCGCCGCTGACGCAGGACCAGATCATCGCGATGGTCGACAACATGATCGCGGCCGTGGAGCTGCGGCTGAAAGACCGCGACATGTCGCTCGAGCTGACCTCGGCGGCCAAGGAGCTGTTGGCCAGGCGGGGCTTCGACCCGGTGCTGGGCGCCCGACCGCTACGGCGCACCGTCCAGCGCGAGATCGAGGACGTGCTCGCCGAGAAGATGCTGTACGGCGAGGTCGGCCCCGGCCAGATCGTCCTGGTGGGCGTCGATGCCGAGGGACCGGACGCGAGCTTCACCTTCGCCGGCACGCCACGGGCCGAGCTGCCCGATGCGCCGCCGGTCGAGGTGGCCGGCAGCGGCGGCGAGTCGTCGGTCTGA
- a CDS encoding SigE family RNA polymerase sigma factor, with the protein MALGDSSDSDFEELVAARWDSWARLATLLAGGPQDAEDFLQSAMVAVYAKWPRVRRADRPDAYIVKVLVNTIVSARRRAAVGQAKLKVVGSAQPWTDTTDDDVDRLDLWAQVRQLPPRQRAVLVLRYYEDMTVRETADLLGCSEGTVKSQSSDALRTLGRSGVRLSSGEEREPGT; encoded by the coding sequence GTGGCGCTCGGCGACTCAAGCGACAGCGACTTCGAGGAACTGGTCGCGGCCAGGTGGGACTCCTGGGCCAGATTGGCCACGCTGTTGGCTGGCGGTCCGCAGGATGCTGAAGACTTCCTCCAGAGCGCAATGGTCGCGGTCTACGCCAAATGGCCGCGGGTGCGTCGCGCGGACCGGCCGGACGCATACATCGTCAAAGTCCTCGTCAACACGATTGTGTCGGCTCGTCGCCGAGCGGCCGTCGGCCAGGCCAAGCTCAAGGTCGTGGGCAGTGCTCAACCGTGGACAGACACCACAGACGACGATGTCGACCGCCTCGACCTGTGGGCCCAAGTGCGCCAACTGCCGCCTCGGCAGCGTGCGGTGCTCGTGCTGCGCTATTACGAGGATATGACGGTGCGCGAGACCGCTGACCTGCTGGGCTGCTCCGAGGGCACCGTCAAGTCACAGTCCTCGGACGCCCTGCGCACGCTTGGCCGGTCAGGCGTGCGCTTGAGCTCGGGAGAAGAAAGGGAGCCAGGAACATGA